Proteins found in one Quercus robur chromosome 2, dhQueRobu3.1, whole genome shotgun sequence genomic segment:
- the LOC126699371 gene encoding uncharacterized protein LOC126699371 — MQAPIHKKPLLLFLATNSYAIGALITQEDGGGTEQPIYYISRALKDAETRYLRAERACLAIVYASQRLRHYFLAYEVWLMTKSHAIKALLQQPILSGRISQWLLQLSQYDLRMGTPRAVKSQAIANLLAQFPREEEFPPDDKVSGEVAMAEEVREQWVMKFDGSSTTHSGGVGVVLYHEEDKGVALSFKLEFPCSNNTVEYEAYLTGLAIALEMGVKHLKVLGDSNLVICQANGSFSLKEPNLAPYRAMTQKMEEKFSTFEIEHAPRNENRFADALAALGSQIIFEGSSANIEVSKREESIIEVLKEKFREEQG; from the coding sequence ATGCAAGCCCCTATTCATAAAAAACCATTGCTACTCTTTCTGGCCACCAACTCATACGCCATTGGCGCACTAATCACTCAGGAAGACGGAGGTGGTACTGAGCAGCCAATATACTATATCAGCCGCGCCTTAAAAGATGCCGAAACTCGTTACCTAAGGGCAGAGAGAGCGTGCCTAGCCATTGTGTACGCTTCGCAGAGGTTGCGTCACTATTTCTTGGCATATGAAGTGTGGCTGATGACTAAGTCACATGCCATTAAAGCTCTGTTACAACAGCCGATTCTCTCCGGCAGGATATCCCAATGGTTGCTACAATTATCACAATACGACTTGAGAATGGGGACACCTAGGGCAGTGAAAAGTCAGGCTATAGCGAATTTATTGGCGCAGTTTCCAAGAGAGGAAGAATTCCCGCCGGATGATAAAGTTTCAGGGGAAGTAGCCATGGCAGAGGAGGTCAGGGAACAGTGGGTAATGAAATTCGATGGGTCTTCTACTACCCATTCCGGAGGGGTGGGTGTAGTTCTGTATCATGAAGAAGACAAGGGAGTGGCACTGTCGTTTAAGTTGGAATTCCCCTGTTCAAACAACACGGTGGAATACGAGGCATATCTAACTGGGCTTGCCATAGCTCTCGAAATGGGAGTCAAACATTTGAAAGTACTGGGAGACTCCAACTTGGTCATTTGCCAAGCCAATGGAAGTTTTTCCTTGAAGGAGCCCAACCTAGCTCCGTACAGAGCAATGACCCAGAAGATGGAAGAGAAATTCTCAACCTTTGAGATAGAACATGCCCCGAGAAACGAAAATCGGTTTGCGGACGCTTTGGCCGCATTGGGTTCGCAAATAATCTTTGAAGGAAGTAGCGCCAACATAGAAGTCAGCAAAAGGGAAGAATCCATCATTGAAGTGTTAAAGGAAAAATTCCGGGAAGAACAAGGCTAA